The Ananas comosus cultivar F153 unplaced genomic scaffold, ASM154086v1, whole genome shotgun sequence genome has a segment encoding these proteins:
- the LOC109703947 gene encoding uncharacterized protein LOC109703947 isoform X2, which translates to MVRWISLLIGVLNLGIVLLGGILLDSVVSGFSATAKILIATTTLIAGVRVAAMVGAARAQHAAAENIAGIWRTVPSPSTALFATRDGCSDILKWRSFYATHDTAWKAHYREVFDHAIREALCCLGRAKYLIA; encoded by the exons ATGGTGCGGTGGATATCCCTCCTCATTGGGGTCCTAAACCTAGGGATCGTCCTTTTGGGAGGGATTCTGTTGGACTCCGTTGTCTCCGGCTTCTCAGCCACGGCGAAGATCCTCATCGCCACGACGACGCTTATCGCCGGCGTGAGGGTCGCAGCCATGGTCGGCGCCGCGAGGGCGCAGCATGCCGCAGCAGAGAACATTGCTGGTATTTGGCGGACGGTTCCGTCGCCGTCGACGGCGCTCTTCGCCACGAGAGACGG GTGTTCAGACATATTAAAGTGGAGGTCCTTTTATGCGACTCATGATACTGCATGGAAAGCTCATTACAGAGAGGTATTTGACCATGCGATTCGAGAGGCTTTATGCTGTCTAGGACGTGCGAAGTATTT gATTGCttag
- the LOC109703947 gene encoding uncharacterized protein LOC109703947 isoform X4 — translation MVRWISLLIGVLNLGIVLLGGILLDSVVSGFSATAKILIATTTLIAGVRVAAMVGAARAQHAAAENIAGIWRTVPSPSTALFATRDGENMLMQGNMCFYFCYRESVQTY, via the exons ATGGTGCGGTGGATATCCCTCCTCATTGGGGTCCTAAACCTAGGGATCGTCCTTTTGGGAGGGATTCTGTTGGACTCCGTTGTCTCCGGCTTCTCAGCCACGGCGAAGATCCTCATCGCCACGACGACGCTTATCGCCGGCGTGAGGGTCGCAGCCATGGTCGGCGCCGCGAGGGCGCAGCATGCCGCAGCAGAGAACATTGCTGGTATTTGGCGGACGGTTCCGTCGCCGTCGACGGCGCTCTTCGCCACGAGAGACGG GGAAAATATGTTGATGCAGGGAAATATGTGTTTCTACTTTTGCTACAGGGAAA GTGTTCAGACATATTAA
- the LOC109703947 gene encoding uncharacterized protein LOC109703947 isoform X3, which produces MPQQRTLLVFGGRFRRRRRRSSPRETGTFSLLMREGKYVDAGKYVFLLLLQGKCSDILKWRSFYATHDTAWKAHYREDCLEEDEVYSVARLLGDLVAYRASRTGHLELLQVNYLHEVLNF; this is translated from the exons ATGCCGCAGCAGAGAACATTGCTGGTATTTGGCGGACGGTTCCGTCGCCGTCGACGGCGCTCTTCGCCACGAGAGACGGGTACCTTCTCCCTTTTGATGCGCGAG GGAAAATATGTTGATGCAGGGAAATATGTGTTTCTACTTTTGCTACAGGGAAA GTGTTCAGACATATTAAAGTGGAGGTCCTTTTATGCGACTCATGATACTGCATGGAAAGCTCATTACAGAGAG gATTGCttagaagaagatgaagtttaCTCTGTGGCAAGACTCTTAGGCGACTTGGTGGCATATCGAGCATCAAGAACAGGACATTTGGAACTCTTGCAGGTAAATTACCTCCATGaagtattaaatttttag
- the LOC109703947 gene encoding uncharacterized protein LOC109703947 isoform X1, protein MVRWISLLIGVLNLGIVLLGGILLDSVVSGFSATAKILIATTTLIAGVRVAAMVGAARAQHAAAENIAGIWRTVPSPSTALFATRDGCSDILKWRSFYATHDTAWKAHYREDCLEEDEVYSVARLLGDLVAYRASRTGHLELLQVNYLHEVLNF, encoded by the exons ATGGTGCGGTGGATATCCCTCCTCATTGGGGTCCTAAACCTAGGGATCGTCCTTTTGGGAGGGATTCTGTTGGACTCCGTTGTCTCCGGCTTCTCAGCCACGGCGAAGATCCTCATCGCCACGACGACGCTTATCGCCGGCGTGAGGGTCGCAGCCATGGTCGGCGCCGCGAGGGCGCAGCATGCCGCAGCAGAGAACATTGCTGGTATTTGGCGGACGGTTCCGTCGCCGTCGACGGCGCTCTTCGCCACGAGAGACGG GTGTTCAGACATATTAAAGTGGAGGTCCTTTTATGCGACTCATGATACTGCATGGAAAGCTCATTACAGAGAG gATTGCttagaagaagatgaagtttaCTCTGTGGCAAGACTCTTAGGCGACTTGGTGGCATATCGAGCATCAAGAACAGGACATTTGGAACTCTTGCAGGTAAATTACCTCCATGaagtattaaatttttag
- the LOC109703947 gene encoding uncharacterized protein LOC109703947 isoform X5 produces MPQQRTLLVFGGRFRRRRRRSSPRETGTFSLLMREGKYVDAGKYVFLLLLQGKCSDILKWRSFYATHDTAWKAHYREVFDHAIREALCCLGRAKYLIA; encoded by the exons ATGCCGCAGCAGAGAACATTGCTGGTATTTGGCGGACGGTTCCGTCGCCGTCGACGGCGCTCTTCGCCACGAGAGACGGGTACCTTCTCCCTTTTGATGCGCGAG GGAAAATATGTTGATGCAGGGAAATATGTGTTTCTACTTTTGCTACAGGGAAA GTGTTCAGACATATTAAAGTGGAGGTCCTTTTATGCGACTCATGATACTGCATGGAAAGCTCATTACAGAGAGGTATTTGACCATGCGATTCGAGAGGCTTTATGCTGTCTAGGACGTGCGAAGTATTT gATTGCttag